In Dromiciops gliroides isolate mDroGli1 chromosome 4, mDroGli1.pri, whole genome shotgun sequence, one DNA window encodes the following:
- the LOC122726329 gene encoding LOW QUALITY PROTEIN: HCLS1-associated protein X-1-like (The sequence of the model RefSeq protein was modified relative to this genomic sequence to represent the inferred CDS: inserted 1 base in 1 codon), with the protein MRLFDLFRGVFRFPGPQRPRDPFFGGMTREEDDENEEKEEEGKAPWGARSPEDFTFGFSFGPGDEMHFHDNFGFDELIRDFNRIFGDMGAWTLTSRPPELPGPEPKAPHERQREGETIRDSMFXDSHQPRIFSLGWDSDLGHSSPKAVPDWDSKKPLHGFDDIWPVTPDARTREDKDLDSQVSKEGLGQVLQPQPKSYFRSISVTKMTGPDGKVEERRTVIESEGNKETTVTLREADGSSRDDSGTPRPPDLGDSASILNSFLGR; encoded by the exons ATGAGGCTGTTCGACCTTTTCCGGGGGGTTTTCAGATTCCCGGGACCTCAGAGACCCAGGGATCCCTTCTTTGGAGGGATGACTAGAGAAGAGGATGATGaaaatgaggagaaggaagaagaaggaaaggctCCCTGGGGTGCCAGGTCCCCTGAGGACTTCACTTTTGGCTTTAGTTTTGGCCCTGGAGATGAAATGCATTTCCACGATAACTTTGGCTTTGACGAACTGATTCGGGATTTCAACCGTATTTTCGGAGATATGGGGGCCTGGACCCTGACCTCCCGCCCCCCTGAGCTCCCAGGCCCAGAGCCAAAGGCCCCACatgagaggcagagggagggggagaccATCCGGGATTCGATGT AAGATAGTCACCAGCCTAGGATTTTCAGTCTGGGTTGGGACAGTGATCTGGGGCACTCATCTCCCAAAGCTGTCCCAGACTGGGACTCCAAGAAGCCTTTGCATGGGTTTGATGACATATGGCCAGTGACCCCTGATGCTAGAACCAGAGAGGACAAGGATCTTGATTCCCAGGTCTCAAAGGAGGGCCTGGGTCAAGTCCTACAGCCCCAGCCTAAATCGTACTTCAGAAGCATCTCTGTTACAAAGATGACTGGGCCAGATGGGAAGGTGGAGGAGCGGCGCACTGTCATAGAGAGTGAGGGCAACAAAGAAACCACAGTAACCCTTCGAGAAGCAGATGGCAGTTCTAGAGATGATTCAGGCACCCCAAGGCCTCCAGATTTGGGGGACAGTGCTTCCATCCTGAATTCATTCCTTGGACGATAG